One genomic segment of Chitinophagales bacterium includes these proteins:
- the typA gene encoding translational GTPase TypA, translated as MKSIRNIAIIAHVDHGKTTLVDKIIQACKVFEDHKEVGELLLDNNDLERERGITILSKNVSVNYKDVKINIIDTPGHADFGGEVERVLKMADGVLLLVDAFEGAMPQTRFVLSKALELGLKPILVVNKVDKENCTPDIVQEDIFELMFNLDATEEQLEFTTIFGSAKQGWMSQDWKKPTDNIFPLLDAILTEIPAPPVVEGTPQMQITSLDFSPFTGRIAIGRVARGKVEENKDYMLCKKDGNKKVRIKELHTFVGMGKDRVKEVLCGDICAVTGLDDFEIGDTIADLESPEPLKRIKVDEPTMSMLFTINNSPFFGKEGKFVTSRQLRERLYKELEKNLALRVENTNTEDKFIVYGRGILHLSVLIETMRREGYELQVGKPQVITKEINGVKCEPIEILVVDVPETSSGKVIEMVTQRKGELEVMNPKGDLMHLEFNIPSRGLIGLRNNMLTATAGEAIITHRFKEFAPYKGDIESRSKGSLVSTEQGQVLAYAIDKLQDRGRFFVEPGEQIYKGQVIGEHTRNNDLGVNPIKGKKLTNMRASGSDDNAKIAPKINFSLEESMEYINDDEYLEITPENLRMRKIDFRP; from the coding sequence ATGAAATCAATTAGAAATATAGCTATTATAGCTCACGTTGACCACGGAAAAACTACTTTAGTAGATAAAATAATTCAAGCCTGTAAAGTATTTGAAGACCATAAAGAAGTGGGAGAACTGCTTTTAGACAATAACGATTTGGAAAGAGAAAGAGGAATTACTATTCTTTCTAAAAATGTATCGGTAAACTATAAAGATGTTAAAATCAACATTATAGATACTCCCGGGCACGCAGATTTTGGTGGAGAAGTAGAACGTGTGTTAAAAATGGCAGATGGCGTATTACTTTTAGTTGATGCGTTTGAAGGTGCTATGCCACAAACCCGATTTGTACTGAGCAAAGCTTTAGAATTAGGTTTAAAACCTATTTTGGTAGTAAACAAAGTAGATAAAGAAAACTGCACACCCGATATAGTACAAGAAGATATTTTTGAATTAATGTTTAATCTTGATGCCACAGAAGAACAATTAGAGTTTACCACTATTTTTGGTTCGGCTAAACAAGGTTGGATGAGCCAAGATTGGAAAAAACCTACCGATAATATTTTCCCGCTTTTAGATGCTATACTTACAGAAATACCTGCTCCTCCTGTTGTAGAAGGTACACCTCAAATGCAAATAACTTCACTTGATTTCTCTCCTTTTACGGGAAGAATAGCCATAGGAAGAGTAGCCAGAGGAAAAGTGGAAGAAAATAAAGATTATATGCTTTGCAAAAAAGATGGCAATAAGAAAGTGAGAATTAAAGAACTACACACTTTTGTAGGCATGGGAAAAGATAGAGTTAAAGAGGTTCTTTGTGGCGATATTTGTGCTGTTACCGGCTTAGATGATTTTGAAATAGGCGACACTATTGCCGATTTAGAAAGCCCCGAACCACTAAAACGTATTAAAGTAGATGAACCTACTATGAGTATGCTATTTACCATAAATAATAGTCCATTTTTTGGTAAAGAAGGAAAATTTGTAACCTCTCGCCAGCTTAGAGAAAGATTGTACAAAGAACTTGAAAAAAACTTGGCACTTAGAGTAGAAAATACAAATACCGAAGATAAATTTATAGTTTACGGAAGAGGTATTTTACACTTATCGGTGCTTATAGAAACCATGAGAAGAGAAGGTTATGAACTACAAGTGGGCAAACCTCAAGTTATTACCAAAGAAATAAATGGCGTAAAATGCGAACCCATAGAAATATTGGTAGTAGATGTTCCCGAAACTTCATCGGGGAAAGTAATAGAAATGGTAACTCAACGCAAAGGGGAACTTGAAGTGATGAACCCTAAAGGAGATTTAATGCATTTAGAATTTAATATTCCGTCAAGAGGACTTATAGGACTTAGAAATAACATGCTTACCGCCACAGCAGGAGAAGCTATTATTACGCATAGGTTTAAAGAATTTGCTCCTTACAAAGGCGATATAGAAAGCCGTTCTAAAGGCTCGTTGGTTTCTACAGAGCAAGGGCAAGTATTAGCTTACGCCATAGATAAACTACAGGATAGAGGACGATTTTTTGTAGAGCCGGGTGAACAAATTTACAAAGGACAAGTTATAGGCGAACATACTAGAAACAACGATTTAGGTGTAAATCCTATTAAAGGAAAAAAACTAACAAATATGCGTGCTTCGGGTAGCGATGATAATGCTAAAATAGCTCCTAAAATTAATTTTTCTTTAGAGGAAAGTATGGAATATATTAATGATGATGAGTACTTAGAAATTACGCCTGAAAATTTACGTATGCGTAAAATTGATTTTAGACCTTAG
- a CDS encoding queuosine precursor transporter has protein sequence MSILTRDETPSNYERIFIILSGFFIASLVLTNLIAGRFFTINIPTLNVDWHLTSGVIAYPITFLVTDIISEIYGEKRAKLLVFTGFIISVFTVVIIITSISLPIWDRSPVSEASYNNVFGLAPGIVFGSMVAYLSAQFIDVKLFEFWRKLTKGKHLWLRNNGSTIISQLVDSVLVVIIALIIYPTITGVSEPLTWKEAYVIIVGQYIFKALLALFDTPFIYLSVYLINKKL, from the coding sequence ATGAGCATACTAACACGAGACGAAACACCCAGTAATTACGAACGTATTTTTATTATACTTTCAGGATTTTTTATTGCTTCTCTAGTTTTAACTAATTTAATAGCCGGTCGGTTTTTTACTATTAACATTCCTACTTTAAATGTTGATTGGCATTTAACTTCCGGAGTAATAGCCTACCCTATTACTTTTTTAGTTACCGATATTATTTCTGAAATATATGGCGAAAAACGAGCTAAACTATTAGTATTCACAGGATTTATCATTAGTGTTTTTACGGTAGTTATTATCATTACAAGCATAAGTTTACCCATTTGGGATCGTTCTCCTGTTTCCGAAGCATCATACAATAATGTTTTTGGTTTAGCACCGGGTATAGTTTTTGGCTCTATGGTAGCTTATTTAAGTGCTCAGTTTATTGATGTAAAATTATTTGAGTTTTGGCGAAAACTGACTAAAGGCAAACATCTTTGGTTAAGAAACAACGGTTCTACAATAATAAGTCAACTGGTAGATAGTGTTTTAGTTGTTATTATTGCCTTAATTATTTACCCTACCATAACGGGCGTATCAGAACCGCTTACATGGAAAGAAGCCTACGTTATAATAGTGGGACAATACATATTTAAAGCCCTATTAGCATTGTTTGATACCCCATTTATTTATTTAAGTGTTTATTTAATTAATAAAAAATTATGA
- a CDS encoding cation transporter gives MIVLSLALIFATTAFAGVEKIVIKTSAQCDMCKERLEKSVSKLEGVKKVLLNVDTKELSVKFDNEVVSKDEIVKAINGTGYWADNSMPDREAYAKLDDCCKPKAKSCCASKGSAGGCSKDAANSKECSKDGAKKDCSKDGAKKECAH, from the coding sequence ATGATTGTATTAAGTTTAGCTTTAATTTTTGCTACAACAGCATTTGCCGGAGTTGAAAAAATAGTGATTAAAACAAGTGCTCAATGCGATATGTGCAAAGAGAGATTAGAAAAATCAGTAAGCAAATTAGAAGGCGTTAAAAAAGTTTTATTAAACGTAGATACAAAAGAATTATCGGTAAAATTTGATAATGAAGTAGTAAGCAAAGACGAGATAGTTAAAGCAATTAACGGTACAGGATATTGGGCAGACAATTCAATGCCAGACAGAGAAGCTTATGCTAAATTAGATGACTGTTGCAAACCTAAAGCAAAATCTTGCTGTGCAAGTAAGGGTAGTGCCGGTGGATGCAGTAAAGATGCAGCCAATAGTAAAGAATGTAGCAAAGATGGTGCAAAGAAAGATTGCAGTAAAGACGGAGCTAAAAAAGAGTGTGCTCACTAA
- the uvrA gene encoding excinuclease ABC subunit UvrA gives MQNEDFTYQEPEFIDVEGARVHNLKNINVKIPRNQLVVITGISGSGKSSLAFDTIYAEGQRRYLDTFSNYARQFIGNMERPDVDSITGLSPVISIEQKTVSKNPRSTVGTITEVYDFFRLFFARAADAYSYVSGKKMEQFSENQVFDTISEKYNNQNIAVLAPQVRGRKGHYRELFDSLFKKGFLKVRVDGEIVEITPKMQVDRYKVHDIEAIVDRLKVKEGNEDRLKKSLDTAMKMGEGLLFILNIETNEVAPFSKNLMDTDSGISYDTPSPNTFSYNSPYGMCPTCKGLGFNLQLSEELMIPNPKMSINDGGIEPLGKRRKGYLFDELKRFAKKYKFDLATPVENIPRETLNVILYGDANQDTPTNNYEETDADRWYTLDNGGVQGLLMRSYNDTSSDSIRKWAEKYMIQETCNSCNGYRLKTESMHFKIDGLHIGQVAAFNLDDLKQWLTNIETRLSTKQQEIATEILKEIRERIGFLLDVGLGYLSLDRPSRSLSGGEAQRIRLATQIGSQLSGVTYILDEPSIGLHQRDNERLIQSLKKLAAEDNTVIVVEHDKDIMLACDYLIDIGPKAGEHGGEIVAHGTPSEFKKFRSETADYLFGKKEIAVPKTRSKGNGNFIELKGLTGNNLKNIDIKFPLGTFICITGVSGSGKSTIVNETLYPILHEHVYQAKDKPLPYKSIKGLEHIDKVIEIDQSPIGRTPRSNPATYIKVFDEIRKLFSMTPEAQIRGFQPGRFSFNVKGGRCEECKGGGVQVIEMNFLPNVEVECPKCLGKRYNRETLEVRYKGKSIYDVLEMTVEDAVDFFEALPKIHRKLKTLLDVGLGYLRLGQSSTTISGGEAQRVKLSAELSKKDTGSTFYILDEPTTGLHFEDIRVLLKVLNKLVKKGNTVLVIEHNMDVIKMADHIIDIGPEGGEKGGTIVCEGTPEQVAKNKESHTAKFLKAELKF, from the coding sequence ATGCAAAACGAAGATTTCACATACCAAGAACCAGAGTTTATTGATGTAGAAGGTGCAAGAGTGCACAACCTTAAAAACATTAATGTAAAAATACCAAGAAATCAATTGGTTGTTATTACCGGTATAAGTGGTAGCGGTAAATCTTCGTTAGCTTTTGACACTATTTATGCCGAAGGACAAAGGAGATATTTAGATACTTTTTCTAACTACGCCCGCCAGTTTATAGGCAATATGGAACGCCCCGATGTGGACAGCATAACGGGTTTAAGTCCTGTAATTTCTATAGAGCAAAAAACCGTAAGTAAAAACCCTCGGAGTACTGTAGGAACGATTACTGAAGTTTATGATTTTTTCCGTTTATTTTTTGCTCGTGCAGCCGATGCTTATTCTTATGTTTCAGGCAAAAAAATGGAGCAATTTTCTGAAAATCAGGTTTTTGACACCATTTCAGAAAAATATAACAATCAAAATATAGCTGTTTTAGCTCCGCAAGTACGTGGGCGAAAAGGACATTATAGAGAACTTTTTGATTCTTTATTTAAAAAAGGATTTTTAAAAGTAAGAGTAGATGGCGAAATAGTAGAAATAACGCCTAAAATGCAGGTGGATAGATATAAAGTGCATGATATTGAAGCCATTGTAGATAGACTTAAAGTAAAAGAAGGTAATGAAGATCGTTTAAAAAAATCTTTAGATACCGCTATGAAAATGGGAGAAGGTTTGCTTTTTATTTTAAATATAGAAACCAATGAAGTAGCCCCTTTTAGCAAAAACTTAATGGATACCGATAGTGGTATTTCTTACGATACGCCTTCGCCTAATACTTTTTCATATAATTCGCCTTACGGAATGTGTCCTACCTGTAAAGGTTTGGGTTTCAACCTACAATTAAGTGAAGAATTAATGATTCCTAATCCTAAAATGAGTATTAATGATGGAGGAATTGAACCCTTAGGAAAACGCAGAAAAGGATATTTATTTGATGAATTAAAAAGATTTGCCAAAAAATATAAGTTTGATTTAGCCACACCTGTTGAAAATATTCCGAGAGAAACGCTAAACGTAATTTTATATGGAGATGCCAACCAAGATACGCCTACCAATAATTATGAAGAAACAGATGCTGACAGGTGGTACACTTTAGATAATGGCGGTGTGCAAGGCTTGCTAATGAGAAGCTATAACGATACCAGCTCGGATAGCATTAGAAAATGGGCAGAAAAATACATGATTCAAGAAACCTGTAATTCTTGCAATGGTTATCGGCTTAAAACAGAATCGATGCATTTTAAAATAGATGGTTTACACATAGGGCAAGTAGCAGCTTTTAATCTTGATGATTTAAAACAGTGGCTTACTAATATAGAAACCCGATTAAGCACAAAACAACAAGAAATAGCTACCGAAATTTTAAAAGAAATTAGAGAACGCATAGGCTTTTTGTTAGATGTTGGTTTAGGATATTTAAGCCTTGACCGACCGTCAAGAAGTTTATCCGGTGGAGAAGCTCAGCGTATTAGACTGGCTACGCAAATAGGTTCTCAGCTAAGTGGCGTTACCTACATTTTAGATGAACCCAGCATAGGTTTGCACCAAAGAGATAATGAGCGGTTGATACAATCTTTAAAAAAATTAGCGGCTGAAGATAATACCGTTATTGTGGTAGAACACGATAAAGATATTATGCTGGCTTGCGATTATTTAATAGATATAGGGCCAAAAGCAGGAGAGCATGGTGGCGAAATTGTAGCACATGGTACACCCAGTGAGTTTAAAAAATTTAGAAGTGAAACTGCTGATTATCTATTTGGCAAAAAAGAAATAGCCGTACCCAAAACAAGGAGTAAAGGCAATGGCAATTTTATAGAACTTAAAGGTCTTACCGGCAATAATTTAAAAAATATAGACATTAAGTTTCCTTTAGGTACATTTATATGTATCACAGGTGTTTCGGGAAGTGGAAAATCTACTATAGTTAATGAAACCCTCTACCCTATTTTACACGAGCATGTTTATCAGGCTAAAGACAAACCTTTGCCATATAAAAGCATAAAAGGTTTAGAACATATAGATAAAGTAATAGAGATAGACCAAAGTCCTATTGGTAGAACTCCCCGGTCAAACCCTGCTACTTACATAAAAGTATTTGACGAGATTAGAAAGCTGTTTTCTATGACTCCCGAAGCTCAAATTAGAGGTTTTCAACCGGGTAGATTTTCTTTTAATGTAAAAGGTGGCAGATGCGAAGAATGTAAAGGCGGTGGCGTACAAGTTATAGAAATGAATTTTTTGCCCAACGTAGAAGTTGAATGTCCTAAATGCTTAGGCAAAAGATATAATAGAGAAACACTGGAAGTTCGCTACAAAGGAAAATCTATTTACGATGTGCTTGAAATGACCGTAGAAGATGCCGTAGATTTTTTTGAAGCATTGCCCAAAATACATAGAAAATTAAAGACTCTTTTAGATGTAGGCTTAGGATACCTACGCTTAGGACAAAGTTCTACAACTATTTCCGGTGGCGAAGCTCAGCGAGTAAAACTATCTGCTGAATTAAGTAAAAAAGATACAGGAAGCACATTTTATATATTGGACGAACCCACTACAGGACTTCATTTTGAAGATATACGAGTTTTGCTAAAAGTTTTAAATAAATTAGTAAAAAAAGGAAATACCGTATTAGTTATAGAACACAATATGGATGTTATAAAAATGGCTGACCACATTATAGATATTGGTCCTGAAGGTGGCGAAAAAGGCGGTACTATTGTGTGTGAAGGCACTCCGGAGCAAGTAGCCAAAAACAAAGAAAGCCACACCGCTAAGTTTTTAAAGGCAGAGTTGAAGTTTTAA
- a CDS encoding SUMF1/EgtB/PvdO family nonheme iron enzyme: MKKVTLSLYFTIFVFIIFAQLDINTINKRMVKIDNNLFIDKYETSNADYNLFLDYLKAKNEAQYLEASVKSSYWTEMLNHGESFDAYYNTHKAYNKYPVVNISFEAAEAYCQWLTEQYNNSDERKYNKVVFKLPSENEWTLAANGGNDKLEYPWGSHKISNNKGYYYCNFVIKKDADIKTVTAPVHSYKKTVTGLYNISGNVAEMTNKNGTAIGGSWNDDSSKMKINTSENISQYTHPMPTVGFRVAMEIVQE; this comes from the coding sequence ATGAAAAAAGTAACCCTAAGCCTATATTTTACCATATTCGTATTTATAATTTTTGCTCAGTTAGATATTAATACCATAAACAAACGCATGGTTAAAATAGACAATAATTTGTTTATAGATAAATATGAAACTTCTAATGCTGACTACAATCTTTTTTTAGATTATTTAAAAGCTAAAAATGAAGCACAGTACTTAGAAGCAAGTGTAAAAAGCAGCTATTGGACAGAAATGCTAAACCATGGAGAATCTTTTGATGCTTATTACAATACACACAAAGCTTACAATAAATATCCTGTTGTAAATATAAGTTTTGAAGCTGCTGAGGCATACTGCCAATGGCTTACGGAACAATACAATAATAGTGATGAAAGAAAATACAATAAAGTAGTCTTTAAATTGCCCAGCGAAAATGAATGGACTTTAGCTGCAAATGGCGGTAACGATAAATTAGAATATCCATGGGGTAGCCATAAAATATCTAACAACAAAGGATATTATTATTGCAATTTTGTAATAAAAAAAGACGCTGATATAAAAACAGTAACGGCACCGGTACACAGCTATAAAAAAACAGTAACAGGTTTATACAATATTAGTGGCAATGTAGCAGAAATGACCAATAAAAATGGTACTGCCATAGGTGGTAGCTGGAATGATGACTCAAGTAAAATGAAAATAAACACCTCCGAAAATATAAGCCAATACACCCACCCTATGCCTACCGTAGGTTTTAGAGTAGCTATGGAAATAGTACAAGAGTAA
- a CDS encoding carboxypeptidase-like regulatory domain-containing protein, whose protein sequence is MKNILILLMQFSVLCAVAQNKLVKGYVHDGSTAEMQSLFGANVSTMDGLHGTMTDENGYFEFKVDESYSQIKVSYIGFKEKVIDIPKKVNELHVMLDPDVMEEVQVVKKKLDRSYIVTYNEQTINSAELTKAACCNLSESFETNATVDVSFSDAVTGAKKMKMLGLNSIYTQTMFENMPSIRGQANSFGMLYVPGPFMNSISINKGAGSVVNGYEAITGQINYNYKEPDNSERFYLNLFASRHGQFELNTNVSHRFNKKWSTILLAHGRIHEFKHDSNNDSFQDVPLNESAVISNKWKYNGDKFKSQFGVNYTFDERESGQLPNLKLNENKTQLFRTTNINRRWDAFAKTGFMFNNQLQSIGVQYRYYNHQQQGWYGNRFYNAKENYGNVNFIFQSKMQNHNNEMKVGASYVFNKFDEYLDALNLGRTENVPGVFAEYTYQDYKKLSLVAGIRADYNSIHGFWISPKFNFKYIMPKDFTLKLAVGKGYRTANIIAENIQALASNRVISIDEKLGYESAWNVGGSLMKEFNLGFQPASIVVDYYRTDFTNQIVSDYETPTELHFYNLDGKSYANSLQIEARVEATKGLDIQLAYKFDDVHVNYNSGLKIAPYVPRHKFLTTIDYETPNKKWRFNVTGQLYGKSRLPSTSTNPVAYQRPDESKIFFNLNSQITAVVKKWEFYLGAENLTNYWQKDAIIASDDAFGKYFDASMIWGPLGGPRIYGGLRLTIPYKEKK, encoded by the coding sequence ATGAAAAATATATTAATACTGCTCATGCAGTTTAGTGTTTTGTGTGCTGTTGCACAAAATAAATTAGTTAAGGGCTATGTTCACGATGGCTCTACAGCAGAAATGCAAAGCCTTTTTGGAGCTAATGTTAGCACCATGGATGGCTTGCACGGCACTATGACCGATGAAAATGGCTATTTTGAATTTAAAGTAGATGAAAGCTACTCGCAAATTAAAGTTAGTTACATTGGTTTTAAAGAAAAAGTAATAGATATTCCTAAAAAAGTTAACGAACTGCATGTTATGCTTGACCCCGATGTAATGGAGGAAGTGCAGGTGGTTAAAAAGAAATTGGATAGGTCTTATATTGTTACTTACAATGAGCAGACTATAAACAGTGCAGAATTAACCAAAGCGGCTTGTTGCAATTTATCGGAAAGTTTTGAAACAAATGCTACCGTTGACGTTAGTTTTAGCGATGCCGTAACAGGAGCCAAAAAAATGAAAATGCTTGGTTTAAACAGTATTTATACTCAAACTATGTTTGAAAATATGCCCAGCATAAGAGGGCAAGCCAATAGTTTTGGTATGTTGTATGTTCCAGGGCCCTTTATGAATAGTATTTCTATAAATAAAGGAGCAGGTTCTGTGGTAAATGGATACGAGGCCATTACGGGGCAAATTAATTACAACTATAAAGAACCGGATAATTCTGAACGCTTTTATCTAAATCTTTTTGCATCAAGGCACGGTCAGTTTGAGTTAAATACCAATGTTTCACATCGTTTTAATAAAAAATGGAGTACCATATTATTAGCACATGGCAGAATACACGAATTTAAGCACGATAGCAATAATGACAGTTTCCAAGATGTGCCATTAAATGAAAGTGCTGTTATTTCTAACAAGTGGAAATATAATGGCGATAAATTCAAATCACAATTTGGCGTAAATTATACTTTTGATGAACGTGAATCGGGACAATTGCCTAATTTAAAATTGAATGAAAATAAGACACAATTATTTAGAACTACCAACATTAACAGACGCTGGGATGCTTTTGCTAAAACAGGATTTATGTTTAATAATCAGTTGCAAAGTATTGGTGTTCAGTACAGATATTACAATCATCAGCAACAAGGCTGGTACGGCAATAGATTTTATAATGCCAAAGAAAATTATGGCAATGTAAATTTCATTTTTCAATCAAAAATGCAAAATCATAATAATGAAATGAAAGTAGGGGCGAGCTATGTATTTAATAAATTTGATGAATATTTAGACGCTTTAAATTTGGGTAGAACAGAAAATGTACCCGGTGTTTTTGCTGAATATACTTATCAAGATTATAAAAAGTTGTCTTTAGTAGCGGGTATTCGTGCCGATTATAACAGTATTCATGGTTTTTGGATTTCTCCAAAATTTAACTTTAAATATATCATGCCTAAAGATTTTACTTTAAAACTTGCCGTAGGCAAAGGCTACAGAACAGCCAATATTATAGCTGAAAATATACAGGCATTGGCAAGTAATAGAGTTATATCTATTGATGAAAAACTGGGTTATGAAAGTGCTTGGAATGTGGGAGGAAGTTTAATGAAAGAATTTAATTTAGGTTTTCAGCCGGCAAGTATAGTAGTTGATTATTACCGAACCGATTTCACTAATCAAATAGTGAGTGATTATGAAACGCCTACAGAGTTGCATTTTTATAATTTAGACGGCAAAAGCTATGCAAACAGCCTACAAATAGAAGCCAGAGTAGAAGCCACAAAAGGTTTAGATATACAGCTTGCCTACAAATTTGATGATGTACATGTAAACTATAATAGCGGTTTAAAAATAGCTCCGTACGTGCCACGACATAAATTTTTAACAACCATAGATTACGAAACTCCAAATAAAAAATGGCGTTTTAATGTTACAGGACAGTTGTATGGCAAATCACGCTTGCCAAGCACAAGTACCAATCCTGTGGCGTATCAACGACCAGATGAATCTAAAATATTTTTCAATTTAAACAGCCAAATAACTGCTGTAGTTAAAAAATGGGAATTTTATTTAGGAGCCGAAAATCTAACAAATTATTGGCAAAAAGATGCAATAATAGCCAGCGATGACGCTTTTGGCAAATATTTTGATGCATCAATGATATGGGGACCTTTGGGAGGACCAAGAATTTACGGAGGTTTGCGTTTAACCATTCCATATAAAGAGAAAAAATAA
- a CDS encoding heavy-metal-associated domain-containing protein — MQTTFNIQGMSCQHCVNNVKQAFEKMEGVNSVSVSLEKGTASISYDEHKADENTIKTALAETSYKIIE; from the coding sequence ATGCAAACAACTTTTAACATACAAGGTATGTCGTGTCAGCATTGTGTAAACAATGTAAAGCAAGCATTTGAAAAAATGGAAGGAGTAAATAGTGTATCCGTTTCTTTAGAAAAAGGAACAGCCAGCATTAGTTATGACGAACACAAAGCTGATGAAAATACCATTAAAACAGCTTTAGCTGAAACGAGCTACAAAATTATTGAGTAG